A segment of the Vibrio sp. YMD68 genome:
TAATCCACGCTGAGAAGATAGAAACAAGTTCTTTTTTGGCAAATATCTTTATTTTAACCCCATGAATTTGAGGAAGATGGAAGCATGAATAACGCTCGTCCAATTCGCCGCGCTCTCATCAGCGTATCAGACAAAACTGGTATCGTTGAATTTGCACAAGCTCTTGCTAACCGTGGTGTAGATATCTTATCTACCGGTGGCACTGCTCGCCTGCTTGCTGAAAAAGGCATCTCTGTTACAGAAGTATCTGACTACACTGGTTTCCCAGAAATGATGGATGGCCGTGTTAAGACTCTGCACCCAAAAGTTCATGGTGGTGTTCTAGGCCGTCGTGGCCAAGATGATGACGTGATGGAAACTCACGGTATCAACCCTATCGATATGGTTGTTGTTAATCTATACCCATTCGCAGAAACCGTTGCTAAAGAAGGTTGTACCCTAGCTGACGCTGTTGAGAACATCGACATCGGTGGTCCAACAATGGTTCGCTCTGCTGCGAAAAACCACAAAGACGTGACTATCGTTGTTAACGCACACGACTACGAGCGCGTTGTGGCTGAAATGGACGCGAACGAGAAGTCTCTAACCCTAGAGACTCGTTTCGACTTAGCTATCGCAGCATTCGAGCACACGGCTTCTTACGACGGCATGATCGCTAACTACTTCGGCACTATGGTTCCTAGCTACGGCGAGAACAAAGATGGTGATGAAGAGAGCAAATTCCCTCGCACATTCAACCAGCAGTTCGAGAAAAAACAAGACATGCGCTACGGTGAGAACAGCCACCAAGCAGCAGCATTCTACGTTGAAGCGAACCCTGAAGAAGCATCAGTTTCGACTGCTCGCCAAATTCAAGGTAAAGCGCTTTCTTACAACAACATCGCTGATACTGACGCAGCACTTGAGTGTGTGAAAGAGTTCGACCAGCCAGCCTGTGTCATCGTTAAGCACGCTAACCCATGTGGTGTGGCTCTGGGTGAAGATATCCTAGAAGCTTACGACCGAGCATTCAAAACAGACCCAACGTCTGCATTTGGCGGCATCATCGCATTCAACCGTGAACTAGACGCAGCAACAGCAACAGCTATCACTGAGCGTCAATTCGTTGAAGTTATCATTGCACCTTCTGTTTCTGCTGAAGCAGTAGAAATCGTAGCGGCTAAGAAAAACCTTCGCCTACTTGAGTGTGGCGAGTGGACAACCAAGACAACGGGCTTTGACATGAAACGCGTTAACGGCGGCTTGCTCGTTCAAGACCGCGACCAAGGCATGGTGTCTGAAGATGACCTTAAAGTGGTTTCTAAGCGCCAACCTACAGCTGAAGAGCTAAAAGACGCGTTATTCTGCTGGAAAGTAGCGAAGTACGTTAAATCAAACGCGATCGTTTACTCGAAAGGCGACATGACTATTGGTGTAGGCGCAGGTCAAATGAGCCGCGTTTACTCTG
Coding sequences within it:
- the purH gene encoding bifunctional phosphoribosylaminoimidazolecarboxamide formyltransferase/IMP cyclohydrolase, with product MNNARPIRRALISVSDKTGIVEFAQALANRGVDILSTGGTARLLAEKGISVTEVSDYTGFPEMMDGRVKTLHPKVHGGVLGRRGQDDDVMETHGINPIDMVVVNLYPFAETVAKEGCTLADAVENIDIGGPTMVRSAAKNHKDVTIVVNAHDYERVVAEMDANEKSLTLETRFDLAIAAFEHTASYDGMIANYFGTMVPSYGENKDGDEESKFPRTFNQQFEKKQDMRYGENSHQAAAFYVEANPEEASVSTARQIQGKALSYNNIADTDAALECVKEFDQPACVIVKHANPCGVALGEDILEAYDRAFKTDPTSAFGGIIAFNRELDAATATAITERQFVEVIIAPSVSAEAVEIVAAKKNLRLLECGEWTTKTTGFDMKRVNGGLLVQDRDQGMVSEDDLKVVSKRQPTAEELKDALFCWKVAKYVKSNAIVYSKGDMTIGVGAGQMSRVYSAKIAGIKAADEGLQVEGCVMASDAFFPFRDGIDAAAEAGIKCVIQPGGSMRDDEVIAAADEHGMAMIFTGMRHFRH